CAGCCGGGAGACGTACAGTACTGACAGagtggaagaagaaaaaaaaactccaaaggGGACACAGACTGGCCTCTCGCAACAAAAGCTGACTTTGAATGGAGCCGGGCATGTATaagtaataacaacaataataaaaaagcaagcGGCGCGGTGGACGGCACGCGGACATGTACGCCTTTCTCCCTCGGCGAAGCCGGCGAGACGGAACATAAACAAGTTTGTGTGATAAACAGGCGAGCGGGACGAGGCCGGCCGCGGCAGAGACGCAGCGCCGCCGGGGTCCTCTTGTTCGGGATTCCTCCGGAGAGGCGCACCGCGGAGCACGGGGTGTCCTCCCGTCCGATGGTTTAGAGGGACCGGAGAAGAGGAATTACGCGGCTCTGGAAAGCGTGGCCTTTCGTTTTTTCTCCTCGAAGCGTGACACGGCTTTTCTGCCGTTGCGGTCTGCGGAAAGAAAGTTCACGGAAAGCGACGGGAGTTGAAATCAAGAGGCTGGAGCCACCGCTGTGGCGCACGACGGCGACACCCTGAACTGTTGTTTGGTGTTGGTTTGTCTCTTGCTCTGGCCGGTTAAAGATCATAAACGCGATCTCTGGAAGGTCCGTGGAACAAGGGCTTGGACATCCTCTCCCACAGAGCACTCAGTGTTTGTCTAGAGTGTCTGTGTTTTGATTGGGACAATGGGCGACGCGCAGGGGGTCCAGACAGCGACGGGGATGGCTTGCTTTTGAAAGGGGATTAAAAAGAAGTGGACGCGCTTAGCAAGGCTGGGGGGCTCGCTGATCCTGGAGGAATTTTGGAAGGAATCCATATGCGGTATGAGAAATCATAGACAAACCATCAACGCAAATAAGTATCAGAAAGGATCCCTTTAGAATTTTGTCTTCACTGTAAAGATGTTAAACTGTTTTTAGAAGTTTGTgataatgtaaaattatttaatgcatacattaagttattttttccctcatttttttctcatttccactCAAAAGAATGATCCTCGAGGCCTCCTGTCTTGTTTAATCTCTTCCAGTAGTGTCTGCAGGAAAGTCGTCTCCTTggcttgtgttgtttttttttcgcgtTTTTGCCCTGAGGTGTTTCTGTGTTCCTGGATCTCTTCCCTCTGAGGACTTCGCAAAGCCCAGACATTTGCACAACTCATTAGAGGCGTAGAATGCGGCCACAGACTATGAGGAAGTGTTGGGAGAAGGCCTCGCAGGCCCGTCATTGGCAGATACACATTTTAactttttggttttatttttaaagcagttgTACCGTCTTGTCTGCGGAGATGGGGTCTTTGCCGGCTGACCTCTGCTCTGTTTTGCCCAGCTGCATCCCAGTATGACTGGCTGGAGGGGTCTAGCAGTGGCCTTTTGCTATTGTTCTCCAGGTTTTTGTTGATGGACCTTCTACCGAGACCCAGCTATGTGAGAGAAGAATAAAAGTCACAGATAAAGCTGAATTTGCCGACCGGTATAGAGGACAGTGGAAGATGTGCGGCCTTCATTGACGAACCATCTGTTGCGCTTGCCGTAAAGCAGGACTTGACCTACCTGAACCGGAACTATAACGATGAACCAGTCGGGATTCAGTGAACTGGTGCCCACCCTCACTCCGAATGATAACAGCAGTTTGGGCAGCCCCATCGGCGTATCCTTCAACCACTCCTGCCCCTTGGGGTGGAGGCACAACGAAGGGGCGGAGGCCTGCGTCCTGGAGACGGCGGTCATCGTGCTGCTGACCGTGCTCATCATCGTGGGGAACCTGACCGTGATCTTCGTGTTCCACTGCGCGCCCCTGCTGCACCACTACACGACCAGCTACTTCATCCAGACCATGGCCTACGCCGACCTGCTGGTGGGCCTCAGCTGCCTGGTGCCCACGCTCTCCCTGCTCCACTTCCCCGCGGGCGTCCAGGAGCCCCTCACCTGCCAGGTGTTCAGCTACGTCATCTCCGTGCTCAAGAGCGTGTCCATGGCCTGCCTGGCCTGCATCAGCGTGGACCGCTACCTGGCCATCACCAAGCCGCTGTCCTACAACCAGCTGGTGACGCCGTGCCGGCTCCGCTGCTGCATCGTGCTCATCTGGATCTACTCCTGCCTGGTCTTCCTGCCTTCCTTCTTTGGCTGGGGCAAGCCGGGCTACCACGGGGACATCTTCGAGTGGTGCGCCCGCTCCTGGCCCACCTCCGCCCTGTTCACGGGGTTCGTGGTGTGCCTGCTGTACGCGCCGGCCGCCCTGGTGGTCTGCTTCACCTACTTCCACATCTTCCGCATCTGCCAGCAGCACAACCGCGAGATCAGCGAGCGGCGGGCGCGCTTCCCCAGCCAGGAGATGGAGGCCGGGGAGGGCGGGCACCACGCCGGGCACAGCCCGGACCGCCGCTACGCCATGGTGCTCTTCCGCATCACCAGCGTCTTCTACATGCTGTGGCTCCCCTACATCATCTACTTCCTCCTCGAGAGCTCGCACGTGCTGGACAGCCCCGCCCTGTCCTTCGTCACCACGTGGCTGGCCATTAGCAACAGCTTCTGCAACTGCGTCATCTACAGCCTGTCCAATAGCGTGTTCCGGCTGGGGATGCGCAGGCTCTCCCAGACCCTGTGCTCCTTCAGCGCCTGCGCCACTGCGGACAAGGACTTCGGAGACCCGAAACCCCGAAAGAGAGCTAACTCGTGCTCCATTTGAGAAGTGTGGGAGATgaaaggagaaaaggaaaacCCCCCCTCAGTTGATCTGAAAGGAAAGCGATGAAAGAGATTTGTTCGAGGAAGCTACTGTATGTAGTAGAGTCAGGTTTGTCCCAGAGGGGGGCACCTCCTCCTCTGGAAGTTTTTGAGAAATCATGAGCGGAGCTTCTAAGCTGTGTGTCTTAGCTACGGCGTTATCGGAATTATGGCACATTACTTGAACAGATCAACGAGCGTTACGGGAAAAACAGCTGAGGGAAGTGGGAATTCTTCAAAGCAGGCTCGTTTCTAAACACTTCTCACAAGGTTAATACGGATAATAATTTGCACAACTTTTAGCTGTGCTGCGCCACGGCTAGCTTCGTTGAACTAGCAGAAGGGTGTTCTCCCTGGCTGCAAAACCCACAGTCCCAATCAGTCGTGGAAATGTGAAGAGATTGGCAGACGTGCGTTTAGATGTAGCTCGTGTGCAGTCTCTGGATCCACGTGAGGCGAAGCGGCATCGTGAAGGTTTCAGTAAATCCGCGGAACGGCGGAGGCTCGGTCCGTCGGCGGCACGCTGCAGAGACGTGCAAACGGGCGGAGTCGATAGATTAACACGCGCTCACGCACGCTCAACGCCGTGATTTACACGGCGGACGACGGGCTGTAAAGTGCACTGAATCCAGGCCCTCGGTGACTTACCGCGGGCTCTGCTCTTGCGAACGAGCTCGCTTCTACACCGCAAGGCTGGACGCCGACTGCAGGAAACGGCTCCTGTGCTGCAGTCGCAAAACGGGCCCCCTTACTGCAAAGGCCGTAGCTTTGAGCTGGACGTACGTGCACGCAAAATAAGATCCCAATTGCTCATGGCATTCCAGTGTTTGAAAAAGCATTGTAATTGCATTGTGGCTCAAAGGGCTTGGGTCAGCTGCGAATGGAGAGGATGGATCGTGTTTAACGTTCCTCTTTTTGTGATCGGCCTAGCCAGAGAGCAGGTGGCGGACTGAGAATTTGAGAAGTTGAGAAGCCTCGAAAGACAGCGGCTGGGAATTGATTGACGCTTTTGTGTTCGGCGCGAGCCGGATCCAGGCCCCAGCTGGGTTTGGCGTGCAGGTAGAACATGGCCGCGCGGGATTGAATCCTCGGATGAGTTCTTCCACTTGGGTTCTCACTTGACTGCTTGCAGGTGCACTTTCCCTGGCGTGGAACTCGTCCAACGGCTTGTCACAACAGGATCGACTTCAATCAGCGCGGCTGGGTCTCAGAGACTGCGTCCTTGTCTTTAATGTGCTGGGGACAGACAGGctaaagggggggtgggggcgaatGCAATCACTATAAGGATGACCATTGATCTTGCGCTACGCTTCAGTGTCTTTCGCTCGAAGTGGACAGAGCAGTATCGAGCGTGGTCATTTTTCCATACCTGTTCTACCTGTTCTAGTCTATAAGTAAAAGGTGATGCATAAAAATAGCCTAAAGAACGCACAACTTCAGCGATGCCTGGAGTTGTTGAGGTGTTTCCCTTTTCTCCTCTGTGACGAACCCCCTGGCGTCTGTCGTTAGGGCCGTTTGCCGGTACTGTGTCTGTGACCATGTAAGAGCTAAGACATGAGCGGCACGGCGAACTGAACCCGTAGCGTTAGCGTACGTGTGGCGTCCCTGCAGCAGGACTCCATCCCTAGCGTAGGCAGCTCGCTCAAATTATCCTTCACAAGGTTTTACTCTTCGCTCAGATTTACCTTGCGTAACAGATTTGTTGTGTCTGTgcctaatatttattttgatttacatGGAAAGATGGAAATTCAAGATTTGGGATAtctcctcattttcaaattattttggatACATTTTTAGGAAATGAATTTAGAGATAGTGACAAGCAAGCTTTATGAAAACATCAAATTCAGAGAACATTccattcctgtttttaaatcttgtaTGTCTTTTGTatgattgcttttttatttttagtttttttaaacgtgAAGCCAAATGAGAACTTGATCTGTGTGGTTTCCTAATTGGGCATTATGACCTTTGTGTTGATGGCAGAGTACTATGTGGATagagaaaaaccaaaaagaaaaaaaaccgaTAACTAGCTGTCAAGTTTGTACCTTGCAATTACGAGCAGCGACCTGTGTTCAGTCAACTTTTATCCTTGActttatttcacaattaaatATATCCTGTAGTTTTCCCTGTCACAGACTGAGTTTGTAAAGAGAAAGAATTTCACTTGAATTTATGTGCAAGTCAAAGTtaatgacaaatgttgattgaatccaggtcgGTGCGAGTCCCTCACCCCAGCTGGAGTCTCTGCTTGCTGCTGTAAATCACCGACTCGAGTCTTGCGTGGTTTAATAAGATTCGGAAACCATGGGTCATGTGTGCAAAACTGGTGAACTCCTCTGGTCATTAGTCTACCTGAAGAAACCCACAAAATGGGCTTTATTACCGTACTGTGAAGTGCTGTGAAAggcatttttttaatcttcGTTTTCTATCTTTGATTAAAGAAGattttagccaaaaaaaaaaaaaaacataggatATCTTTTCTGTGAATATCATGAACTTCATCTGTACTCAGAACCATGAGCCTTTATTTCTTAATGTTTTCAGTCGGTAGCATGACCTTAAGCTTATCAGACGGTAGATAGTAGACCCGTGAGACCTGTTGTCTCCCTTGGGATTGATGAGTAATCATTTCATATGACTGAAAAGTGTCAATGTATGCTTATTTGTAGTTTTCCCTTTCATGAAAGCTAACAGGGTTACTTCAGTAACTGGTGTTGAGATACTGCATAACATCTAATAAACTGTAATTATCTATCTCCACTCTTAAAAGAATGCAAACTTGGCACCAATCTGTGGAGATTTGTTACTTCAGTGTCAGCAGATGCTACAATTGGTTTATCGCATAGATAATGCTCATGAGTCTTACACGGGTGTATTTATTGGGAGCAGTTAGCAGCAAGGGTACCTGTTAAATTTCCTGTTAATTTGTTGCATTTGCCAGTCAGTCTAttctattttttgttaattgcgattcattttgttctgtttatgtTTGGGAGGGGTTTTCCATTGctcatttttcagattttaatgaccaaatgtttttaattacgGAACTGTGGGAATGCAGACTTATAAAATGGCAACGGATCTCTTTAAGACTCAGAGTGCTCTGGTGAGCGTGTTGAATTTTTTgcatacagatttttttattccattacTGGTGTTGTATAtaggcttatttatttatttatttgattatgtaCATGATGATACACTGCTTGTTAAATAGGAGTATCTGTGTGTACCTGTTTTTATCCTGCTGTACAGCTTATGTGTTACAAcagattaatgaattgaaaaatctCTATTAATGATGGCACATACTCATGTGTATTAAACTAGATTGCTGCTGTGACAAAATAGTAAGCTGTTTTTGATTAGGAAactaatataataaattatacagtatatatttttttattttgaagatttTGTCAAAGGCTATGGTTTTGCTGTTGCTACCAATCATGCGTAATAAAAGACGAGGAAACAAatatgtccttttttatttcctctttgaATCTATTCGCTTtttgaattccatttttttaaatatttactgcaAATCTCTCGATGGGCAAAATGCGTATGCGTGCACGGGTATTGTTCATGtaactgaactaaaaaaagatacattttcagATGCGAGACGAGCGTACCACAGTCAGATTGCAGCTGGAATAGGCTTTGCTGTAAGTggcaaatgaataatgaatattgCTTGTAACAATAATCTCAACCAGGTCAGGCTGAAAGCTTATCTGCACagctgtgagtgagtggtgcAGCCTGTTTAACGCTGATCTGCTGGGTGTAGTGTATCAGACCaaagctgctctctctgtgtttgttagAAGTACCGTCTGCTGTGTAGTATATGGAAACAGAGATATTCTGTGTACTACTGTTACAGCCTGTTTAACTGTGATCTGCTGTGTATAGTATTTGGGGACAGAGATACTCTGTGTAGTAGATGCTAGGAGTACATCCTGTTTAACAGTGACCTGCTGTGTGTACTACTGTATATAGGAACAGAGCTACTCTTTGTATGTCAGGAGTACTGCCTGTTTAACACTGATATGCTGTGTGTAGTATATGGGAACAGAGATACTCTGTGTAAGGTAGGAGTACTGCCTGCTTAACACTGATATGCTGTGTGTAGTATATAGGAACAGAGCTACTCTTTGTATGTCAGGAGTACTGCCTGTTTAACACTGATATGCTGTGTGTAGTATATGGGAACAGAGATACTCTGTGTAAGGTAGGAGTACTGCCTGCTTAACACTGATATGCTGTGTGTAGTATATGGGAACAGAGATACTTTCTGTAAGGTAGGAGTACTGCCTGTTTAACactgatgtgctgtgtgtagtaTATGGGAACAGAGATACTCTGTGTAAGGTAGGAGTACTGCCTGTTTAACACTGATATGCTGTGTGTAGTATATGGGAACAGAGATACTCTGTGTAAGGTAGGAGTACTGCCTGTTTAACACTGATATGCTGTGTGTAGTATATGGGAACAGAGATACTCTGTGTAAGGTAGGAGTACTGCCTGTTTAACACTGATATGCTGTGTGTAGTATATGGGAACAGAGATACTCTGTGTAAGGTAGGAGTACTGCCTGCTTAACACTGATATGCTGTGTGTAGTATATGGGAACAGAGATACTCTGTGTAAGGTAGGAGTACTGCCTGCTTAACACTGATATGCTGTGTGTAGTATATGGGAACAGAGATACTCTGTGTAAGGTAGGAGTACTGCCTGTTTAACACTGATATGCTGTGTGTAGTATATGGGAACAGAGATACTCTGTGTAAGGTAGGAGTACTGCCTGTTTAACACTGATATGCTGTGTGTAGTATATGGGAACAGAGATACtctctgtatgtgagtgtggtcTGTATAGCTCTGCACTGCGGGGCATAGGGCTGCTCTCTACTGCTGTGTAGCACCTTGCTGCAGTGTGTAGGAGGTGTGTACGTGAGGAGTGCAGCCTGTAGCACTCATTTGCAGGGTGTAGGATGTGTGTAacgctgctctctctgtgtttgtgaggagtGCGGGGCCACTCTGCGGCGTGCAGCTGTCCTCCCGCGCGGCCGGGCTCGACCTCTTCATCCGCGCTTAAAAAGGTCGCCGCCGCGCGCTGAAGGAGAAGCGGACGCACTGCAAAATGACCTTTTTGAAAATCCACTCTCCGCATCGAACGTGCGCAAAAAGTGTCTGCCCGTCGCGTCAGCACAGTTTTCCTCtcctaaataaaatatgaacagaggggccgccgccgccgccgcgttgGTCGCGTGTTCAGCAGGCCGCCCGCTTTCCGCCTCGGAGACGCCAGCGGGCCCTCGGGGTCGTGCCGTCGCGGGTCGGCGCGCCGTCGTGTGCGGCCCGGAGGGACCGGAGAGACGCCGTGACGTTCGGTCCGTGGAGACGCACCTCCAGCTcctttgccattttgtttttcgcTGAAAGGCGGAGACCGGGGAAGGTAATGGCGGTTAATGGGGAACAGTGTGTGGTCTGAGGAGAATGGAACGCCACAGGGGAAGCTGCCCCGTGCTCACGCTGGAGGAAATGCACGCCCCGTCGCAGAAACACAGATGTTTCATAAGGCAGATTAGTCATTAATGTAGTGGCACTGCTGCCCAATCTTATTTCACCCAGAAAAATCGAAACAAGGAACagatttgtctctctctctctgtctctctcatatcCCTACGCTCACCCTCTTCACCTCATGCAATtgataattaacattaaaatgattaatttaattatagTAACAAAATGAAGCGGAAATGAAGAATGTTGTAGCTGAAGTCACAGGTCTTTTTATCTTGGGCTTGGGTTGCAGAGGGTGACATAGGTCACATGATTTGATTCCCCCAATTTACTGGCTGCCTGGCCTACCATGTTCTTCACAactgtgaatttttatttttatttttatttttattttgaattgccGGCGGCCTTCAGCTGTCTATTGTACTTGTGCCTGTtctttaacctcttaaggcacaagccaaattttgccaatccttgcccatttagggggtaccctatttaaagctttataactccagacgtgaacaccacagagacttgaaaaatggcttaaatgaagcaagacatttgtacaatttacaatactaacacagattagtttatattcataattttggaagaaataaagtgccacaaatgcaattgttttgacaaaaaatccaaaataaatttgcactttttaagttcgcaatgaaatactgcgagattgaatatatgcaggaggttaaactatacatgtgctaggtcaaaaacttcttgaccacaagttcataaaatctaagggtggatatgtagaactactatagatgtatgaagcaaaaactaagcagtgtacccagcatctccaaatctatccaaaatgcctaaattatgcattgctgtaaatcataacatatccatgtatttcactacaaatcaactgttttgactcaagaaaatcactgttgcataattttcaaatgggaattacaagctttcagtcagtacagtggtctaaaatagctaggtgtccagaaacatatccaaaatctctcaaattgaataaaatgttttttgtccattataaagcatataaatgagccccttatgagggtttaagatgaaacattgctatcagattaaaaaaataatgcaaaaacattgtcacacaatgcggtacagtacctaaatgtgtaataattaactcgtgtgtatttctatactctgtactctcgtatgttttattgtatggggatgagacaacatgaaaacaattttcacccgtccaccacgttttggcaatgttccagctctgacgtcatcactgttgcatgcttcacaaaaacttacacttccgtctaacgcttacattacagtgtgaaatatttacattatataacatcactaacctatttaaaaatactcaatttcaaaaagaacgtatataaccgaaatattttgaacgataatacttacatagcaatggtgaaatctcctctatgttcagtagatagagacagagagaccgtatcaattatattgttctattcgcttctgttttgctccagaaaacgatgtcagctaggcctatcagcaaacatatggcttagctatgttcagaagtcctcaataataatagtattttccaagaaattacgaaatatccttgaacatgtttcgttaggtgcatcgtatttgtctgctaacagagtgtgattgcgtaagtgaatgctatgctaagaatattttctgttacgctgacctataaaacgctattccgaaagcagaattagacatgttatacatcgttagaaagcttatactctcgcctaccgaataaatgaattgtaaatctagtcagactgtactaaaaagggcgacgacgccgtaaacaacaggtgtggtgttacgcacagctattttggaagatacccaggcgtcacataTGCGCCTATATTttccaaacggattgtccaagacaatatatgaccacgcagtctcaaaagggacatctctacacgtaaaaccaacagtaaggttttatatttattcaatatttagtcccagatattgactgtagaatgacatggtatcatttttaaaaactttttctcgtttatttcgttattcagtgagcagcgttttcactgctgtataggcatatcttagggctattgtcgggtttatcttgttgctatgacggaatacgattttttagtggtgaaagaatatttttatgaatgccaagatagacaatattgtccattatgtcaagggtggggggtgttttttagatgagactgcagggagggggtgtgtgttaaatgaacgacgggagcgacaatggtggggctgcgaaactccgttttcggcatagttgtcatgtatcgtctactaatgaaactgaaacaacacgtttctgttttcatctcacactggttgcagtagcaccgaatgtttgagtttagtaatttaggcacgcgggcgtgcccaccactaggggctgtgcgctaagaggttaaaactGGGAAACTCAAGAGGAGCGGagccattttttttgtatttctatttttatttttatttggagtGGTCGGTGGCCTTCAGCTGTCTGCTGTACTTGTGTCTGTACTCCATCCCTCGGCCCTGTGAGGCTCCGCTCTACTGACGGGCTCGGCAGTACAGACGGGCTTCGCAGTACAGACGGGCTTCGCAGTACAGACAGCCTTCGCTGCACTGACGGGCTTCGCTGCACTGACGGGCTTCGCAGTACAGACAGCCTTCGCTGTACAGACGGGCTTCCCTGCACAGACGGGCTTCGCAGTACAGACGGACTCTGCTCTACAGACGGGCTTCGCAGTACAGACGGGCTTCGCTCTACAGATGGGCTTCGCAGTACAGACAGGCTTCGCTGTACATACGGGCTTCGCAGTACAGACGGACTCTGCTCTACAGACAGGCTCCGCAGTACCGACGGGCTTCGCTGCACAGACGGGCTTCGCAGTACAGACAGGCTTCGCAGTACAGACGGGCTTCGCTGCACAGACGGGCTTCGCAGTACAGACGGGCTTCGCTGTACAGACGGGCTTCGCTGTACAGACGGGCTCGGCAGTACAGACGGACTCTGCTCTACAGACGGGCTTCGCAGTACCGACGGGCTTCGCTGCACAGACGGGCTTCGCAGTACAGACGGTCTCCGC
This is a stretch of genomic DNA from Anguilla rostrata isolate EN2019 chromosome 4, ASM1855537v3, whole genome shotgun sequence. It encodes these proteins:
- the gpr52 gene encoding G-protein coupled receptor 52, with protein sequence MNQSGFSELVPTLTPNDNSSLGSPIGVSFNHSCPLGWRHNEGAEACVLETAVIVLLTVLIIVGNLTVIFVFHCAPLLHHYTTSYFIQTMAYADLLVGLSCLVPTLSLLHFPAGVQEPLTCQVFSYVISVLKSVSMACLACISVDRYLAITKPLSYNQLVTPCRLRCCIVLIWIYSCLVFLPSFFGWGKPGYHGDIFEWCARSWPTSALFTGFVVCLLYAPAALVVCFTYFHIFRICQQHNREISERRARFPSQEMEAGEGGHHAGHSPDRRYAMVLFRITSVFYMLWLPYIIYFLLESSHVLDSPALSFVTTWLAISNSFCNCVIYSLSNSVFRLGMRRLSQTLCSFSACATADKDFGDPKPRKRANSCSI